The proteins below come from a single Benincasa hispida cultivar B227 chromosome 4, ASM972705v1, whole genome shotgun sequence genomic window:
- the LOC120075965 gene encoding probable pectate lyase 5, translated as MENPIIFLLIITFFSVLLQIWSVSSSPIADPEVVVQEVLTSINNATARRNLGFLSCGTGNPIDDCWRCDPNWENNRKRLADCAIGFGKRAIGGKNGKYYVVTDPSDKDVVNPKPGTLRHAVIQKEPLWIIFKRDMVIKLKAELLMNSFKTIDGRGASVHIAGGPCITIQFVTNIIIHGINIHDCKQGGNTYVRDSPEHYGWRTVSDGDGVSIFGGSHIWVDHCSLSNCRDGLIDAIHGSTAITLSNNYMTHHNKVMLLGHSDSYTQDKNMQVTIAFNHFGEGLVQRMPRCRHGYFHVVNNDYTHWIMYAIGGSASPTINSQGNRYLAPNNKDRKEVTKREDAPQSKWKNWNWRSDGDLMLNGAFFTRSGAGASSSYARASSLSAKSSSLVSSMTAGAGVLRCRKGSRC; from the exons ATATGGTCTGTTTCATCTTCTCCAATAGCCGATCCAGAAGTTGTTGTCCAAGAAGTTCTAAC GAGCATCAACAATGCAACAGCAAGAAGGAATTTGGGGTTCCTATCCTGTGGAACCGGTAACCCAATAGACGACTGCTGGCGGTGCGATCCCAATTGGGAAAACAACCGGAAGCGGCTAGCCGACTGCGCCATTGGGTTTGGAAAACGAGCCATCGGCGGCAAAAACGGCAAATACTACGTAGTCACCGACCCCTCCGACAAGGACGTGGTGAACCCAAAACCCGGCACTCTTCGCCACGCCGTAATCCAAAAAGAACCCTTATGGATCATCTTCAAACGCGACATGGTCATCAAATTGAAGGCAGAGCTTCTGATGAACTCTTTCAAAACCATCGACGGCCGTGGCGCCTCCGTCCACATCGCCGGCGGGCCTTGTATTACCATTCAATTTGTGACCAACATTATAATCCACGGCATCAACATTCACGATTGCAAGCAAGGTGGGAATACGTACGTCAGAGACTCGCCGGAGCATTACGGTTGGAGGACTGTGTCGGACGGCGATGGAGTTTCGATATTTGGGGGCAGCCATATTTGGGTTGACCATTGCTCTTTGTCTAATTGCCGTGATGGGTTGATTGATGCCATTCATGGATCGACGGCTATAACTCTTTCAAACAATTACATGACCCACCATAATAAAGTTATGCTTTTAGGACATAGTGATTCCTACACTCAAGACAAGAACATGCAAGTCACCATTGCTTTTAACCATTTTGGCGAAGGCCTTGTGCAAAGAATGCCACG ATGTCGTCATGGGTATTTCCATGTGGTGAATAATGACTATACTCATTGGATAATGTACGCAATTGGTGGAAGTGCATCTCCTACTATCAATAGTCAAGGAAATCGATACCTTGCTCCCAATAACAAAGATAGAAAAGAG GTGACAAAGCGAGAGGATGCACCACAAAGCAAATGGAAGAACTGGAATTGGAGGTCGGATGGAGATTTGATGTTGAACGGAGCATTCTTCACAAGGTCCGGTGCTGGAGCGTCATCTAGCTACGCAAGAGCATCGAGCTTGAGTGCAAAATCGTCGTCACTAGTGAGTTCGATGACAGCGGGAGCAGGGGTGCTACGGTGTCGAAAAGGTTCTCGATGTTAG